One Nematostella vectensis chromosome 10, jaNemVect1.1, whole genome shotgun sequence genomic window carries:
- the LOC5509513 gene encoding dorsal-ventral patterning tolloid-like protein 1 isoform X2: MLESSPPQVAYTFVIAWTLFALSAARRCPADGVVAGVKGEISTPHFPEYYPHRISCEWIIFVRNGYHVKLEFTHFDLEYCMFCKCDYVEIRDGRNSSAPLIGKFCESSRLGTIFSTGRYLWVKFYSDVGGRFQGFRAVYTAQKNGKTFKEPLYLSDRSGTFSSPKTSASCGSDRQCTWLVRAGRESRTRLTIYNISLPRCSTPCGCNRIQVRDGMNETSRLIAEFCHSISEPETMCSTTRHMWIRFQYGAGVDLTKHGFMAKYEEHSCGIAEKIQTKQPEAKEVSLDTVVGILCASFTLMALLTFFMVCIASRKLSRDRRKQRPSQTSTTLVEQSQPRTGSSPTDWTSDTCDSCVYHTHVHLIHDGESEYAEDYPRHFAAVHTPMYYCTYCQTQLSRPIAIL, from the exons CCCGCCGCTGTCCTGCAGACGGAGTCGTAGCCGGAGTCAAGGGGGAGATATCAACTCCACATTTCCCGGAGTACTACCCCCATAGAATCAGCTGTGAGTGGATAATCTTCGTTCGTAATGGCTACCACGTCAAGTTAGAATTCACGCACTTTGACTtggagtactgtatgtttTGTAAATGCGACTATGTGGAGATAAGAGATGGGCGGAACTCTTCGGCGCCATTGATAGGGAAGTTCTGCGAGAGCAGCAGACTGGGCACTATTTTCTCTACGGGCAGATACCTTTGGGTTAAATTTTATTCAGACGTCGGCGGCAGATTTCAGGGGTTTCGTGCCGTTTATACAGCTCAGAAAAACGGGAAAA CCTTCAAAGAgcccctctatctcagcgaccGATCCGGGACCTTTTCAAGTCCAAAGACCTCGGCGTCATGTGGCTCTGATCGTCAGTGCACGTGGCTGGTACGTGCCGGGCGCGAGAGTCGCACGAGGCTCACAATCTACAACATCTCCCTTCCGAGATGCAGTACTCCTTGTGGGTGCAACCGCATACAG GTCAGAGATGGGATGAACGAGACAAGCAGGCTCATCGCTGAGTTCTGTCACAGCATAAGTGAGCCCGAGACCATGTGTTCCACTACTCGTCACATGTGGATACGATTCCAGTACGGCGCTGGCGTGGATCTCACAAAACACGGCTTTATGGCGAAGTACGAAGAACACAGTTGTGGGATAGCAGAGAAAATCCAGACCAAACAGCCGGAAGCGAAAGAAG TTTCCCTAGACACGGTGGTGGGTATTTTGTGCGCGAGCTTCACGCTCATGGCCCTTCTCACTTTCTTCATGGTTTGCATAGCGAGCAGAAAGCTATCACGGGATCGAAGGAAACAGCGACCTTCGCAAACGTCCACGACTTTAGTAGAGCAAAGCCAACCAAGAACTGGATCGAGTCCTACGGACTGGACTAGTGACACGTGCGATTCGTGCGTGTATCATACTCACGTGCACTTAATCCATGATGGCGAATCAGAATACGCCGAGGATTACCCAAGACACTTTGCGGCCGTGCATACTCCTATGTACTATTGTACGTATTGTCAAACGCAGCTCTCTAGACCGATTGCCATTTTATAG
- the LOC5509513 gene encoding dorsal-ventral patterning tolloid-like protein 1 isoform X1, whose protein sequence is MVLYRQAGDTRNISSYIVIAWTLFALSAARRCPADGVVAGVKGEISTPHFPEYYPHRISCEWIIFVRNGYHVKLEFTHFDLEYCMFCKCDYVEIRDGRNSSAPLIGKFCESSRLGTIFSTGRYLWVKFYSDVGGRFQGFRAVYTAQKNGKTFKEPLYLSDRSGTFSSPKTSASCGSDRQCTWLVRAGRESRTRLTIYNISLPRCSTPCGCNRIQVRDGMNETSRLIAEFCHSISEPETMCSTTRHMWIRFQYGAGVDLTKHGFMAKYEEHSCGIAEKIQTKQPEAKEVSLDTVVGILCASFTLMALLTFFMVCIASRKLSRDRRKQRPSQTSTTLVEQSQPRTGSSPTDWTSDTCDSCVYHTHVHLIHDGESEYAEDYPRHFAAVHTPMYYCTYCQTQLSRPIAIL, encoded by the exons CCCGCCGCTGTCCTGCAGACGGAGTCGTAGCCGGAGTCAAGGGGGAGATATCAACTCCACATTTCCCGGAGTACTACCCCCATAGAATCAGCTGTGAGTGGATAATCTTCGTTCGTAATGGCTACCACGTCAAGTTAGAATTCACGCACTTTGACTtggagtactgtatgtttTGTAAATGCGACTATGTGGAGATAAGAGATGGGCGGAACTCTTCGGCGCCATTGATAGGGAAGTTCTGCGAGAGCAGCAGACTGGGCACTATTTTCTCTACGGGCAGATACCTTTGGGTTAAATTTTATTCAGACGTCGGCGGCAGATTTCAGGGGTTTCGTGCCGTTTATACAGCTCAGAAAAACGGGAAAA CCTTCAAAGAgcccctctatctcagcgaccGATCCGGGACCTTTTCAAGTCCAAAGACCTCGGCGTCATGTGGCTCTGATCGTCAGTGCACGTGGCTGGTACGTGCCGGGCGCGAGAGTCGCACGAGGCTCACAATCTACAACATCTCCCTTCCGAGATGCAGTACTCCTTGTGGGTGCAACCGCATACAG GTCAGAGATGGGATGAACGAGACAAGCAGGCTCATCGCTGAGTTCTGTCACAGCATAAGTGAGCCCGAGACCATGTGTTCCACTACTCGTCACATGTGGATACGATTCCAGTACGGCGCTGGCGTGGATCTCACAAAACACGGCTTTATGGCGAAGTACGAAGAACACAGTTGTGGGATAGCAGAGAAAATCCAGACCAAACAGCCGGAAGCGAAAGAAG TTTCCCTAGACACGGTGGTGGGTATTTTGTGCGCGAGCTTCACGCTCATGGCCCTTCTCACTTTCTTCATGGTTTGCATAGCGAGCAGAAAGCTATCACGGGATCGAAGGAAACAGCGACCTTCGCAAACGTCCACGACTTTAGTAGAGCAAAGCCAACCAAGAACTGGATCGAGTCCTACGGACTGGACTAGTGACACGTGCGATTCGTGCGTGTATCATACTCACGTGCACTTAATCCATGATGGCGAATCAGAATACGCCGAGGATTACCCAAGACACTTTGCGGCCGTGCATACTCCTATGTACTATTGTACGTATTGTCAAACGCAGCTCTCTAGACCGATTGCCATTTTATAG
- the LOC5509513 gene encoding bone morphogenetic protein 1 isoform X3, with product MFCKCDYVEIRDGRNSSAPLIGKFCESSRLGTIFSTGRYLWVKFYSDVGGRFQGFRAVYTAQKNGKTFKEPLYLSDRSGTFSSPKTSASCGSDRQCTWLVRAGRESRTRLTIYNISLPRCSTPCGCNRIQVRDGMNETSRLIAEFCHSISEPETMCSTTRHMWIRFQYGAGVDLTKHGFMAKYEEHSCGIAEKIQTKQPEAKEVSLDTVVGILCASFTLMALLTFFMVCIASRKLSRDRRKQRPSQTSTTLVEQSQPRTGSSPTDWTSDTCDSCVYHTHVHLIHDGESEYAEDYPRHFAAVHTPMYYCTYCQTQLSRPIAIL from the exons atgtttTGTAAATGCGACTATGTGGAGATAAGAGATGGGCGGAACTCTTCGGCGCCATTGATAGGGAAGTTCTGCGAGAGCAGCAGACTGGGCACTATTTTCTCTACGGGCAGATACCTTTGGGTTAAATTTTATTCAGACGTCGGCGGCAGATTTCAGGGGTTTCGTGCCGTTTATACAGCTCAGAAAAACGGGAAAA CCTTCAAAGAgcccctctatctcagcgaccGATCCGGGACCTTTTCAAGTCCAAAGACCTCGGCGTCATGTGGCTCTGATCGTCAGTGCACGTGGCTGGTACGTGCCGGGCGCGAGAGTCGCACGAGGCTCACAATCTACAACATCTCCCTTCCGAGATGCAGTACTCCTTGTGGGTGCAACCGCATACAG GTCAGAGATGGGATGAACGAGACAAGCAGGCTCATCGCTGAGTTCTGTCACAGCATAAGTGAGCCCGAGACCATGTGTTCCACTACTCGTCACATGTGGATACGATTCCAGTACGGCGCTGGCGTGGATCTCACAAAACACGGCTTTATGGCGAAGTACGAAGAACACAGTTGTGGGATAGCAGAGAAAATCCAGACCAAACAGCCGGAAGCGAAAGAAG TTTCCCTAGACACGGTGGTGGGTATTTTGTGCGCGAGCTTCACGCTCATGGCCCTTCTCACTTTCTTCATGGTTTGCATAGCGAGCAGAAAGCTATCACGGGATCGAAGGAAACAGCGACCTTCGCAAACGTCCACGACTTTAGTAGAGCAAAGCCAACCAAGAACTGGATCGAGTCCTACGGACTGGACTAGTGACACGTGCGATTCGTGCGTGTATCATACTCACGTGCACTTAATCCATGATGGCGAATCAGAATACGCCGAGGATTACCCAAGACACTTTGCGGCCGTGCATACTCCTATGTACTATTGTACGTATTGTCAAACGCAGCTCTCTAGACCGATTGCCATTTTATAG